A region from the Pelecanus crispus isolate bPelCri1 chromosome 23, bPelCri1.pri, whole genome shotgun sequence genome encodes:
- the LOC142595792 gene encoding E3 ubiquitin-protein ligase RBBP6-like yields the protein MSCVHYKFSSQLSYDTVTFSGLHIPLCDLKRQIMGREKLKAANCDLQISNAQTSEEYTDANALIPKNSSVIVRRIPAGGVKGTSKTYNTVPNSDHLHFSSRSQTEPVSGPSKPINDSSGSISLAQLIKTANLAEADASEEDKITAMMIQSCQEYDPSNYLKKALGPPPPSYTCFRCGKPGHYRKNCPTHGDKQFQSVPRIKKSTGIPRSFMVEVEDPNTKGAMLTKSGKYAIPAINAEAYARGKKEKPPFLPAEPSSSSSSADPIPEELLCLICKDLMTDAAVIPCCGNSYCDECIRTALLESEEHTCPTCHQTDVSPDSLIANKFLRQAVNNFKNGTGYTKRLHTQIRQQQPPPPPPPPHLPVTPPAALVSAAQLSKPSPLSISSLLEEKGYQVPVQRQPAVASVVGPQGQPIPTADLPMRAKTICSAGGRAGWELSMSPCSTSSYSRSSYTDSKSRSGSSCTRSSSRSYRRSCSHSYSRSPPYTRRRREKSGNSHSRSRVHGSHRSRSRSPPSRRSRSRSRSPVFRGRSPTKRTTPQGQGERGYSNRHREVPPYDKKAPHGRSAAFRHPSEKERYSAWERKVDTNHEKSAHMEPPVKKVKKE from the exons aatacacagatgctaatgcGCTGATTCCAAAGAACTCATCAGTGATCGTTCGAAGAATCCCTGCTGGAGGAGTCAAAGGCACCAGCAAAACctat aacactgTCCCAAA ttctgatcacctccatttctcttccagaagtcAAACGGAGCCAGTGAGtggaccatcaaaacca ATCAATGACTCTTCTGGATCTATTTCTCTGGCCCAGCTCATTAAG ACTGCCAATCTGGCTGAAGCCGATGCTTccgaggaagataaaataacagcgATGATGATACAGTCTTGCCAGGAATATGATCCATCCAA ttaccTGAAGAAAGCCTTGGGTCCACCTCCACCATCTTACACTTGCTTCCGTTGTGGAAAACCTGGCCACTATAGGAAGAACTGCCCAACACATGGG gacaaacaatttcagtctgttcccagaattaaaaagagcacaggaattcCCAGGAGTTTCATGGTGGAGGTGGAAGATCCCAACACCAAGGGTGCTATGCTGACGAAAAGTGGAAAATACGCAATACCAGCTATTAATGC GGAAGCTTATGCtagaggcaagaaggaaaagcctccCTTCCTACCAGCGGagccgtcctcctcctcctcctcagctgatcCTATTCCAGAGGAGTTGTTGTGTCTCATCTGTAAAGATCTAATGACAGATGCAGCTGttattccctgctgtgggaacagTTACTGTGACGAAT GCATTAGAACAGCGTTGCTGGAATCTGAGGAGCATACCTGCCCAACGTGCCACCAGACAGACGTTTCGCCTGATTCTTTAATTGCCAACAAGTTCCTACGCCAG gctgtgaacaacttcaaaaatggaaCTGGCTACACAAAAAGGCTCCATACCCAGATTCGGCAGcaacagccaccaccaccaccaccaccaccacacctgCCCGtcacccctcctgctgctctggtgagtgccgctcaactgtctaaaccttcccctctgtcaatcagcagtctgttggaagagaag GGCTACCAGGTTCCTGTTCAAAGGCAGCCCGCAGTAGCAAGTGTTGTGGGCCCCCAAGGACAACCAATACCCACAGCTG ATCTTCCAATGAGAGCCAAAACAATTTGctcagcaggtggcagagcaggtTGGGAACT gtccaTGTCTCCTTGCAGTACTTCATCTTACTCTAGAAGTTCATATACCGACTCCAAATCAAGATCTGGTTCTTCCTGCACTCGCTCCTCCTCTCGATCATATAGACGTTCCTGTTCTCATTCCTACTCAAGATCACCACCATATACAAGAAGACGCAGAGAGAAGAGTGGCAACTCTCATTCTAGGTCAAGGGTACATGGTTCTCACAGGTCAAGGTCAAGGTCACCCCCATCCAGAAGATCCCGTTCACGGTCAAGATCACCAGTATTTAGAGGCCGGTCTCCCACTAAACGGACAACACCTCAAGGGCAAGGAGAAAGGGGGTATTCTAACAGACACAGAGAAGTTCCACCATACGATAAGAAAGCTCCCCATGGCAGATCTGCTGCCTTCCGACAtccatctgaaaaggaaagatacagcgCGTGGGAGAGAAAGGTCGACACCAATCATGAAAAATCTGCTCACATGGAACCTCctgtgaaaaaagtgaagaaggagtag